CGCTGACGCGGTCAGCATCCCCATTGTGGGGATGGGAGGCATCTTGGGCTGGGAGGATGCCGTGGAATTCATGCTGGCGGGGGCCACAGCCGTCGCCGTGGGGAGCGCCCTCTTCCGTGACCCCGAGACCCCCAGGAAGGTTGTGACAGGTATCCGGGACTACCTACAAGAAGAAAGGATGGACAGCATTGAGAAAGTGGTGGGAAGAGCCAAGGGATCGCCTGGTCCCTGCGCTGGACGTAGGCGGGCTGGGTGAAGCCCTTGCCCTGGCGGAGCGGCTGGGCCCGCACGTGGGATACTTTAAGGTAGGACTGGGCCTTTTCTCCGCTGAGGGCCCCGCCGCTGTGAGGGAGTTGTCCCGCCTGGGAAGGGTTTTCCTGGACCTGAAGCTCCACGACATACCAGCCACGGTCTCCCTGGCTTGCCAGGCCGTCCGGGGGACGGGGGCCAGTCTCCTAACCCTCCATGCCTCTGGGGGCAGGCAGATGATGACACGGGCCCGGGAGACAGTGGACGGTTCTATTGGCCTCCTGGCTATCACGGTTCTAACGTCCCTGGGAGACCAGGAGGTAAAGTGCGAACTAGGCCTGTCTCGTTCCGCCAGGGACCAGGTGCTGTTCCTGGCAGAGCACGCGCTTGAGGCAGGGCTGGACGGGGTTGTGGCGTCTCCCTCCGATGCGCAGGCCCTCCGGGATGCCTTTGGCAGCGATTTCCTCCTTGTTACCCCAGGTGTGCGCCCCCGGGCCAGCGATGTTCACGATCAGAAAAGGGTGGCCACTCCTGAGGAGGCCATTGCCTCCGGGGCTGACCTGCTGGTAGTGGGTCGCCCCATCCTGCAGGCACCGGATCCCGTGGAGGCGGTCATGATGCTAAGACGACAGGTAGAGGAAGCGATGAGAAGGGGGAGCACGCGGTGAACGAGGGATTCCTGAAGACCCTGGAAGAGAAGGGCGGCATCATGCGGGGGCACTTCCGTTTCACATCGGGCCTTCACGCTGACACCTATGTCCAGATGGCCATGGCGCTGCAGCACCCGGACCTCGCGGAAGCCCTGGGTAGGGAAATGGCCAAACCCTACAAGGACAAGAGTGTCTCCGTTGTGGTGGGCCCCGCCATGGGTGCCATCCTCGTTGCACATGAGGTAGCCAGGGCGCTCGGGGTAAGGTCTGTGTTCACGGAACGAGTTGAGGGCATCATGGTACTCAGGAGGGGATTCCGGGTTTCGCCAGGCGAGAGGGTCCTGGTGGCGGAAGGTGTGGTCACTACCGGCGGGACCGCCCTGGAGGTCGTGAACCTCCTGAACACCCTGGGTGCAGAGGTCACCGGGGTTTCCTCCATCGTCTGCAGGGGGCCCAAGCCCAGCTTCCCCGTTCCCTACCAGTGCCTTGTCTCCCTGGACCTGCCCAGTTACAGGCCAGAGGAGTGTCCCCTGTGCAGGGCAGGGGTGCCCCTGGAGACGCCGGGGAGCAGGGGGCTTGGATAGGGTGCCGGCGCAGAAACCAGGGCAAGACCTCCCTTGGAGGCTCAGGCAGCCGTGGCGCGGGGAACCGTGGGAGTGATATAATTGATGCGTTCAGGGTTTCACGGGGAGGCGTTTCGGGCCTGCCCAGGTCATCGTCCCTGGAGCCGGTGAAACCATCCGGCCCGGGGATATGCCCGGTGTGGCCCTGGGATACAGTGCCAGGGTTCCTGGTAGGCCCCGGCACAAGACACGGGAGTGCAGCGATATGGGATTGGATGGCATAGCCCTCTCCGGGGTCCGGCGCGAACTGGAGGAACGCCTCCTGGGCGGCCGGGTCCAGAAGATATACCAGCCGGCCAGCCTCGAGGTCGCGCTGCTGTTGTACCGAGGTGCCCGCGAGAGACTCCGTATCTCGGCACACCCTGCGGATCCCATCATCTATCTCACCAGCGGTGATCACGATCAACAGGGTTCCCCGCCGCCCTTTTGCCTTCTGTTGCGCAAGCACCTGGAGGGCGCACGCCTGACCGCCATCTCCCAGGTCCGGGTTCTCGAACGGGTGCTGGAGATGGAGTTCGAGGCCAGCGAGCTCTCCGGGGGAGGCAGAAGAAGGCTGGTAGTGGAACTCATGGGAAAGCACTCGAACATCATTCTCCTGGGCGAGAACGGCAGCGTAATAGACGCGATTCGCCGGGTCACCCCGAGCATGAGCAGGCACAGGCAGGTGCTCCCCGGTGAGAGGTACGCCCTGCCTCCATCCCAGGACAAGATGGACCCCAGCGATCTGGACCCCGGCTCCCTGGCCCAGGTGTTGGCCCAGGGCGAAGGGGGCCATTCGCAACGGCTGGTGGCAGCAGTTGCAGGCGTGGGCCCGGTTACCGCCAGGGAGGCTGTTCACCGCTGCACCGGTGATCCTGAGACGTATGGTTGTCTTGCGGCTTTTCTCCGGGAGATGGCCGTATCTGTTAGAGAAGGAACGTCAAAGCCATCCATAGTGTGGGGCGATGACCAGAAGATGACCTGCTATGCGCCTTTTGACCTCACCCACCTAGAGCAACCCACTAAGGACAAGGACACGTACCCCTCCATCAACCACATGCTGGACGCGTACTACTTAACCCGGTTCGCGGAACAGACCCTGGAGACAAGAAGGGCAAAGGCAAGGAGGGCAGTGAAGGCTGCCCTGGAGAGGGCCGAGCGCCGGGTGGCGAACCTCCGGGAGGATCTCCTGGAGGCCAGGAAGGCGCCGGAGTACAGGAGGTTCGGAGAGCTCATAATGGCTAACCTTCACCATCTCCCAGGCGGGAACGAGGCTAGCCTGGAAGACTTCGGGTCCCCGGGCACCTGGACTACGGTTCCCCTGGACAGCAGGCTTTCACCGGTGAAGAACGCCCAGGAGTACTTCCGGAAGTATAACAAGGCCAAGAAGGGGCTGGAGGCCATCAAGGTCCAGCTGGAGAAGGCCCAGCGTGAGGTGGCCTACCTTGAGCAGTCCCTTCTTTGTATCGACCAGGCGAGATCGCCCGAGGAGGCCGATTCCATACTGGAGGAGCTGGAGGCCGAAGGCTACCTGGGCGCCCCGGCCAGGAAAAAGGCCACGGTAAGGCGGGCTCCCAGGGTCACCGGCGCCCCGAGCGTGCCTGGTTTCCTGTCCAGGAGCGGCGCCCGGATCTACGTGGGGAGGAACAATCGCCAGAACGACTTCATAACCATGCGCCTGGCGTCTCCTGAGGATGTGTGGCTTCACGCCCGGAACATCCCGGGGTCCCATGTGCTCCTGAAGAGCGAGGGGAAGACGGTTTCCCACGGAGACCTGGTCGAGGCAGCTATGCTGGCGGCATACCACAGCAGGGCGCGCCAGGGCAGCCAGGTACCGGTGGACTACGCACTGCGCCGGGATGTATGGAAACCCAGGGGCGCCAAGCCCGGCATGGTTCTTTACCGTAATCACCACACCATCTTCGTCACTCCCGATGAGAACAGCGTCAAGGCTATCATGGAGAGAGGACAAGGTGACCTTGGAGGAAATCCTTCCCTGTGATATACTGGCAGGGAAAGACCACCGGGGGGATGGCCGTGGTGTTTGACGACAAGATCAGGGACAAGGCCAGTGACCGTCTATTCCAGGCGGTCCTCTCCCTGGAGAGCATTGACGAGTGCTACCGGTTCTTCTATGACATATGCACTGTTCAGGAAACCCGGTCCCTGGCCCAGCGCCTTGAGGTTGCCGAGATGCTGCACAAGGGGAAGAGCTACAACGACATCGTAAGGGCTACCGGTGCGAGTACGGCCACCATCTCCCGGATAAAGAGGTTCCTGGACTACGGCGCGGACGGCTACAGGCTTGTGCTGGATAGGATGGAGAAACCAGATCACACCCATCCCCAGGAGTAACCCCCCTCATTTACATCGCCTCCCCCTGCCCCTTGACAGGCACCGTGATGCCGCGTTCCCTCATAGGGTGTCTCCGCCTGGAAAACGCCATTCCTATTTACTTGGAGCCACCAATGGATGTATAATACAAGCATAAGCGGACCGCCACTCGAGGGGGGGATAACGGGATGGAGGAGGAAGCCATCCGCATCTTGAGGGAACACCTTCGCTGCATCGAGCGCCACACCGTGGGATGGTCGAGGTCGGATTGCCAGTGCTGCGGGCTGACGCTGGCCCAGTGCCACGTGCTTCTCGAGGTCGGTAAGTCTGGGACGGTGTCCCTGGGTGACCTGGCTGCCCGGCTGGGCCTGGACCCCAGCACCCTGAGCAGGACCGTCCAGTCCATGGTGAGGGCAGGCCTCCTCAGGAGGACCACAAACCGCGCTGACAGGCGATGCGTGTCCATCTCACTGACGCCCCGGGGCAGGGCACTCCTGGAGCAGGTGGACAGTGGGCGCAATGCCTACTATACTCGAGTCTTCGGCTTCATTCCCCGGGAAAAACACAGCCAGGTAATGGAGGCAGTAGTGCTCCTGTCCGAGGCCATGAAACGGTTTGGGAAGAACTCAGAGGAAGTGGGGGATGGCTGTTGACGGGCCAGAAGTCCTGCGAGAATTCATCGTGTTGCGGGGGATCCGTTTCCCTGGAACCCCTGGCGTCCATTGAGGATCTGAACCCGGGATACCTCACGGGCTGGATCTCCCGGGCAAGTGCCCGGATACCCCAGGTCGCCACCAGGATGACCATGAGGGATCACCTGGATTCCTGGAACCTGCGCTGGCGCCTGGGACGCCCTGTACGCCGCGTGCCTCCGGGCTTGTACGCAGTGGGCAATCCCGGTGAGGACTCACCGGTACTCGTATCAGCCAACTACAAGATGAGCTTTGACCGTCTTCGCAGTGCGTTGCCAGGGTTGGATACCTGGGTGCTGGTGATAGAGACCGCGGGGGTTAACGTGTGGTGTTCCGCCGGGAAGGGCACCTTCAACGCCAGGGAGATCCACCAGCGAATCATGGAAAGCGGGTTGCAGCGTATCGTCACTCACCGCACGCTGGTGCTCCCCCAGCTCAGCGCCCCCGGAGTGGACAGCAATGAACTGTCCAGGTTGTCTGGGTTTCGCGTGGTCTTCGGACCGGTGAGGGCTCCTGACATCCCGGAGTTCCTCCGGGCTGGCATGAAGGCTACGCCCAAGATGAGACGTGTCAGGTTCGGATTCTGGGACCGCGTGGTCCTGACGCCGGTGGAGGTGATGGGCATCCGGAAGTGGGCTTTTACGGGATTCCTGGTGCTCCTGGCGGTGATGTGGCTCAGGGAACGGCCTGTGAGTCCCGCCGGTGCGCTCTCCGGGGCGCTCCTGGGGGCGGTACCGTACGCTGGCGCCGTCCTGGCTGGCTCAGTGTTTGTCCCAGCGCTGCTACCCTACATACCGGGAAGGGCACTGTCCTTTAAGGGCGCTCTCCTGGGTCTCCTGTGGGCCCTGGCTTATGCGGCCCGTAGCTACCCTGAGGTGGACTGGGTGGCCTCCGTCCCCTACGTCTTGGTGCTCCCGGCGATTTCGTCATTCCTGGCCCTGAACTTCACCGGTTCCACCACGTACACCTCACTGTCCGGCGTGCTGGAGGAAATGGGGGTAGCCCTGCCTGTAACAGCGGTGGCGGTGGTTCTGGGTGTGGTGTGGGCGGTAGTACGAGCGATTGTATGATACCAGTGTGCGAGGAGGAGGTTCCGGTGGGTCTGAGGTACCTGTCCAAATTTGTAACACTTGAACTGGATGAGGAGAAGTGCACAGGCTGCGGGCTGTGCCTGGAGGTGTGCCCTCACGGGGTGTTCTCCCTGGGCGCTGGGCATTCCAGCATCCAGGACCGGGATGCCTGCATGGAGTGCGGGGGGTGCGCCCTGAACTGCCCATCCGGCGCCCTGAGGGTGCGAGCGGGTGTAGGGTGCGCCTACGCCATCTTCCTGGGCAGGCTGAGGGGGACTGAGCCCTGTTGCGGCTGAGTGCCGAGCACAGTTTCCCCGGCTGGAACTACAGCCCAGCCGGGGAACGGCACTTCTGGGTCTAAGCGCCAATCCTAGATGAGACCGCACCCCTCCATGACGCCCCTGAGAGCCCGGGCCTCATCCCGGGTTAGGGGAAGGAGCGGTTCCCTGGGGCTCCCCGCTGGCAACCCCACCATGGCCGTGGCCGCCTTCATGGTTGCCACGTACCTGGCGCCTTCCAGGTAGGCCAGGAAGGGCGTGATCTCGGCGTACATGGTCATGGCATCTTCCATATCCCCGTGCTCAGCGAGGATGGAGAGTATCTTGGCCAGCTGCCTGCCTACCACGTTGGCGGGTCCTGAAATGGAGCCGCCTGCCCCCAAGAGGGCTCCCTCCAGGGGCGTGCTGTCACTGCCGTTAAGGACTGTAAAGGTGTGTGCGGACCGCATGGCGATCTGGGTGAACCTCTTGATATCACCCGTGGATTCCTTGATGAACCTTATGTTCTTCTCCCCCGATAGCCTGGCTGCGAGCTCAGGATGGATATCGACGCCCACTCTCTTGGGATTGTTGTAAAGGACAACGGGGATGTCCACTGCACCAGAGATCCTCTTGTAGTGCTGGAACAGTTCCTCTTCGGACGGCTTGATATAGGGGGGTGGGGCCACCAGGACACCGTCGGCTCCAAGTTCGGCGGCACGCCTGGAATAGTCTATCACCTGCGTGGTGGTGACGGCAGTGGTACCCACCACCACAGGGGCCTTGCCCCTGGCCACCTTCACAGCGACCTTGATGACCTCATCCCTCTCTTGACCTGTGAGGAGCAATCCCTCCCCGGTTGAACCCAGGGGTACCAGCCCGCCGACTCCCCATTCCCCAAGAAGGGTCTGACACAGGCGTTCCAGGCCCTCCAGGTCTACCCTGGAGCCGTCCCGGTTCATGGGGGTGATGTTGGCTGCCAGTAACCCCCGGATGGGCTTTCTTCCTGCCATGGTGCCACCTCCGAATCTTGTTCTCCCGCCTTCATTCCACAGGTTTGAGGCTTCCCTCCCACATGTTCTCAAGGAGCCGCTCCACCTGGGAAAGACCCACATCCCTGGGATTGAATGGCCTGTAGTACTGCTCCATGGTCTCCTCAGCGTAGGACCTGAGGGACTGGCGCTCAACCCCGGCTTCCTCCAGGCTCTGGGGCAAGTTGACTTCCTCCAGTAGTTCCCAGGAGCGCTGGATGGCCCTCTCCGGCAGATTACTTGCGTCTCCGGCCATCCCCAGGGCCCTGCCCATGTAGACCAGTTTCTCCCTGATGTAGTCAATGTTGAGCATGAGGGTGTAGGGCAGAGAGATCCCGCAACCCATCCCGTGGCCCATGCCCAGGTGATGGGTGAGAACATAGGAAATGCTGTGAGCGTAAAGACCGCCGGTCCAGTTGTACGACATCATCCCCAGGGAGGAGGCCCACGACATGTGGTAGCGCGCCTCGATGTCGGAGCCATCCCGGGTTGCCCTGGGCAGGTAGTTGAATACGAACTCAATGGCCTTACAGCTCAGGGCGTCCCCGATGGGGTATGCCTTGGGATGCACGAGCCCTTCCACTGCGTGGCACAGCGCGTCCAGGCCCGTGCCCGCCGTTACCCTGGGAGGCATGGTGCTGGTCATGATGGGGTCTATGAGGGCCACGTCAGGGAAGAGCAGCGCGTCCGCGGAAAACACCTTCCTTCCCTCCCTGCTGAAGACGAAGGAGTTGCTGACCTCGCTCCCCGTTCCCGAGGTGGTCGGGATGGCGATCCGGGGCAGGCCTGGACCTTCGAAACCCTTCCCGCTGATGTACTCGAAGATCTCCCCGGGGTTTGTTGCGAGCATCGCCGCGGCCTTGGCAGTGTCAATGACGCTGCCGCCCCCCAGGGCCACCACCGTGCCGTACTGGTGCCTCCGGGCCATTTCCCCGGCCTCGCCTGCCAGCTCAATCCTGGGTTCGGCCTCAACCTGGCTGAACACATCCACGTTGACCCCTGAGGACTCCAGCGCCTCCACGATTACGTCAACTACGTGGAGGCTGGACAGGGTGCTGTCGGTGACCAGTAGCGCCCTGGGCTCCCCAAGTCTCCGGGCCTCTTCTCCGGCGGTTCTGGCTACCCCGCAGCCAATTACCAGCTTGCCCAGGGCCTTGGTGCCTGCCGTTTGCCAGGTGACAGGCCTCTTCAGGCTCTCAGGGGCCTTCTTGAGCATCTCATCGTACAGAAGCATTGATCATTACCTCCCTCACGAACCTTGCCGCTTTGGAATGCTACCACCTGTTCCTGGTGTCCACGGGCGAACCCCAAGGCCCCACCAGGCCTCTGTGGGCGGCGAAGCACCAGTCCACCAGTGTGACAACATCGAAAACCGGAAGGCCGGTAGCCCTCTGGACCGCGGCGGAGAAGGGCACCATGTTGGTGCATTCAAAAACCAGGGCCCCTATGCCGGGGTTTTCTCGTATCAGGGCCTTGGCTCCCTCTATCATCTCTTGCTCCAGGGTTTCATACTCCAGTTCCAGGTTGTTCCCGATGAAGGCCGTGGCGAACCGGGAGCCCTCCGGCAGGCCCCCGGTGACGACTGGCACGGTACTGGTGGTGAAGCCTACCTTCTCGAAGTGAACATCGGACATGAACTGGGAGCGCTCCGTCAGTATGCCGACCCGCTGGTCCGGTCCTATCATCCTGGAGACCAGGGGAACCTGCAGGAGGCTGGAGGTGGCCACGGTCACGCACACGGACCCGGCCAGGTCCTCCTGGAAGGGTGCCAGGAACCCGCAGCTGGTGGTTATTATCCTTGCCCCTTGCGCCTCCAGTTCCCGGGCGCCTTCGATGAAGGGCTCGATGAGGCTGGCATCCGGCTCATACCCCATAACGCGGCTGGGGAGAGCCCCCTTGACCACGTGATACCTCACGGGGTAGCGCCAGGTTGAGGCGTGGCCTATGTCCCCGGGTAGCCTCGGGAAACGGGTGTCCAGCATGAGGATCCCCACTACCTGGCCATAGGTGGTGTATCCACCCCTTGTCCTCTCGCTCATACCATCACCCCCCCAGAGGTGCCGCCGCCCGAGGTGTAGTCGCGCTGGATGACTGAGTGGTAGACCATGGAACAAAGGGTGACAAGGTCATATACCGGCCTTTTGGTCTTGGCCATGACCTCCCGGGAATAGGGGCAGAGGCTGGCACATTCAAACAGGAAAGCGCCAATTTCAGGCTCTTTGCCCGTCATTTCCCTGGCAGCGCTGACCACCTCGGCTTGGATGGCCCCGAAGTCTGCCTCGGGGCGGTCCTCCAGCACGCTACGGGCGAACTCGGAGGTGTTCTCGAGCCCCTGTATCACCAGGCGCGCATCCCCTGGGTCTAGCCCGGTCGAGCGGAGGTGCTCCCCTGTGAGCTGGTCCCTGGCAGCCGTGAGGACTCCTACCTTCTTCCTAGGGTTCAGTGCCTGCAGCACCAGGGGCAACTGGAGAAGGCTGGAGGTGAACACAGGCACACTCACCGCGCGCCGCAGCTCATCCTGGTGCACCGCCAGGCGCTCCGAGCCAGCGGCAATTGCCTTTACCCCGCCAGACTCCAGTAGCCGTGCCCCATGTACCAGGGGCTCCAGTGAGTCGTCGTTGGACCCCGGTATCCTTCCGGGGCTCGGGACTACGTGATAT
This genomic stretch from Bacillota bacterium harbors:
- a CDS encoding YerC/YecD family TrpR-related protein, coding for MAVVFDDKIRDKASDRLFQAVLSLESIDECYRFFYDICTVQETRSLAQRLEVAEMLHKGKSYNDIVRATGASTATISRIKRFLDYGADGYRLVLDRMEKPDHTHPQE
- the pyrE gene encoding orotate phosphoribosyltransferase, with protein sequence MNEGFLKTLEEKGGIMRGHFRFTSGLHADTYVQMAMALQHPDLAEALGREMAKPYKDKSVSVVVGPAMGAILVAHEVARALGVRSVFTERVEGIMVLRRGFRVSPGERVLVAEGVVTTGGTALEVVNLLNTLGAEVTGVSSIVCRGPKPSFPVPYQCLVSLDLPSYRPEECPLCRAGVPLETPGSRGLG
- the pyrF gene encoding orotidine-5'-phosphate decarboxylase; this encodes MRKWWEEPRDRLVPALDVGGLGEALALAERLGPHVGYFKVGLGLFSAEGPAAVRELSRLGRVFLDLKLHDIPATVSLACQAVRGTGASLLTLHASGGRQMMTRARETVDGSIGLLAITVLTSLGDQEVKCELGLSRSARDQVLFLAEHALEAGLDGVVASPSDAQALRDAFGSDFLLVTPGVRPRASDVHDQKRVATPEEAIASGADLLVVGRPILQAPDPVEAVMMLRRQVEEAMRRGSTR
- the hgcA gene encoding mercury methylation corrinoid protein HgcA, which produces MTGQKSCENSSCCGGSVSLEPLASIEDLNPGYLTGWISRASARIPQVATRMTMRDHLDSWNLRWRLGRPVRRVPPGLYAVGNPGEDSPVLVSANYKMSFDRLRSALPGLDTWVLVIETAGVNVWCSAGKGTFNAREIHQRIMESGLQRIVTHRTLVLPQLSAPGVDSNELSRLSGFRVVFGPVRAPDIPEFLRAGMKATPKMRRVRFGFWDRVVLTPVEVMGIRKWAFTGFLVLLAVMWLRERPVSPAGALSGALLGAVPYAGAVLAGSVFVPALLPYIPGRALSFKGALLGLLWALAYAARSYPEVDWVASVPYVLVLPAISSFLALNFTGSTTYTSLSGVLEEMGVALPVTAVAVVLGVVWAVVRAIV
- the dapA gene encoding 4-hydroxy-tetrahydrodipicolinate synthase is translated as MAGRKPIRGLLAANITPMNRDGSRVDLEGLERLCQTLLGEWGVGGLVPLGSTGEGLLLTGQERDEVIKVAVKVARGKAPVVVGTTAVTTTQVIDYSRRAAELGADGVLVAPPPYIKPSEEELFQHYKRISGAVDIPVVLYNNPKRVGVDIHPELAARLSGEKNIRFIKESTGDIKRFTQIAMRSAHTFTVLNGSDSTPLEGALLGAGGSISGPANVVGRQLAKILSILAEHGDMEDAMTMYAEITPFLAYLEGARYVATMKAATAMVGLPAGSPREPLLPLTRDEARALRGVMEGCGLI
- a CDS encoding aspartate/glutamate racemase family protein: MSERTRGGYTTYGQVVGILMLDTRFPRLPGDIGHASTWRYPVRYHVVKGALPSRVMGYEPDASLIEPFIEGARELEAQGARIITTSCGFLAPFQEDLAGSVCVTVATSSLLQVPLVSRMIGPDQRVGILTERSQFMSDVHFEKVGFTTSTVPVVTGGLPEGSRFATAFIGNNLELEYETLEQEMIEGAKALIRENPGIGALVFECTNMVPFSAAVQRATGLPVFDVVTLVDWCFAAHRGLVGPWGSPVDTRNRW
- the hgcB gene encoding mercury methylation ferredoxin HgcB, translating into MGLRYLSKFVTLELDEEKCTGCGLCLEVCPHGVFSLGAGHSSIQDRDACMECGGCALNCPSGALRVRAGVGCAYAIFLGRLRGTEPCCG
- a CDS encoding aspartate/glutamate racemase family protein; protein product: MAKGRMPVGTVFKGGYTTYGIPLGILMLETVFPRIPGDVGNAGTFPFPGRYHVVPSPGRIPGSNDDSLEPLVHGARLLESGGVKAIAAGSERLAVHQDELRRAVSVPVFTSSLLQLPLVLQALNPRKKVGVLTAARDQLTGEHLRSTGLDPGDARLVIQGLENTSEFARSVLEDRPEADFGAIQAEVVSAAREMTGKEPEIGAFLFECASLCPYSREVMAKTKRPVYDLVTLCSMVYHSVIQRDYTSGGGTSGGVMV
- a CDS encoding MarR family transcriptional regulator; translation: MEEEAIRILREHLRCIERHTVGWSRSDCQCCGLTLAQCHVLLEVGKSGTVSLGDLAARLGLDPSTLSRTVQSMVRAGLLRRTTNRADRRCVSISLTPRGRALLEQVDSGRNAYYTRVFGFIPREKHSQVMEAVVLLSEAMKRFGKNSEEVGDGC
- a CDS encoding iron-containing alcohol dehydrogenase, which encodes MLLYDEMLKKAPESLKRPVTWQTAGTKALGKLVIGCGVARTAGEEARRLGEPRALLVTDSTLSSLHVVDVIVEALESSGVNVDVFSQVEAEPRIELAGEAGEMARRHQYGTVVALGGGSVIDTAKAAAMLATNPGEIFEYISGKGFEGPGLPRIAIPTTSGTGSEVSNSFVFSREGRKVFSADALLFPDVALIDPIMTSTMPPRVTAGTGLDALCHAVEGLVHPKAYPIGDALSCKAIEFVFNYLPRATRDGSDIEARYHMSWASSLGMMSYNWTGGLYAHSISYVLTHHLGMGHGMGCGISLPYTLMLNIDYIREKLVYMGRALGMAGDASNLPERAIQRSWELLEEVNLPQSLEEAGVERQSLRSYAEETMEQYYRPFNPRDVGLSQVERLLENMWEGSLKPVE
- a CDS encoding NFACT RNA binding domain-containing protein yields the protein MGLDGIALSGVRRELEERLLGGRVQKIYQPASLEVALLLYRGARERLRISAHPADPIIYLTSGDHDQQGSPPPFCLLLRKHLEGARLTAISQVRVLERVLEMEFEASELSGGGRRRLVVELMGKHSNIILLGENGSVIDAIRRVTPSMSRHRQVLPGERYALPPSQDKMDPSDLDPGSLAQVLAQGEGGHSQRLVAAVAGVGPVTAREAVHRCTGDPETYGCLAAFLREMAVSVREGTSKPSIVWGDDQKMTCYAPFDLTHLEQPTKDKDTYPSINHMLDAYYLTRFAEQTLETRRAKARRAVKAALERAERRVANLREDLLEARKAPEYRRFGELIMANLHHLPGGNEASLEDFGSPGTWTTVPLDSRLSPVKNAQEYFRKYNKAKKGLEAIKVQLEKAQREVAYLEQSLLCIDQARSPEEADSILEELEAEGYLGAPARKKATVRRAPRVTGAPSVPGFLSRSGARIYVGRNNRQNDFITMRLASPEDVWLHARNIPGSHVLLKSEGKTVSHGDLVEAAMLAAYHSRARQGSQVPVDYALRRDVWKPRGAKPGMVLYRNHHTIFVTPDENSVKAIMERGQGDLGGNPSL